In the Deltaproteobacteria bacterium genome, TAAGCCAAAACTTGCTCTCCAATATCTTTTGTATTCGTCATGGAAATAACCTTTGTGTGGATTGAGGAGCTATACAGCAAATTGCAGGCCAAGGCGACACAACACTGCAACTGCCTGTTTTATTTATATATTTTGACTTTCAGCAACAATAAGCCCGAGGAGATAGTCACCGAATAATGACTCTCGGGTGAGAGCAAACCGACTATTACCGCTATCTTTAAGAAGGAATTATTATGTGACTCTTCCGTCACTACTTGGTGACGGTGGCGATTAGTACTTGAGCCGGGAGAAAAAAATACTCACGGGAAAGATTTCTATCAGCGAAACTGTTTTGGGGAGAGGTTGTGTTTCTTTAAAAGATTCCAAAGGGCTGTTCGATTTTTACCCGTGCCTTTAGCCGCATTGGCTACATCTCCTCCATGTTCTGTGAGAAGGTTGACGAGATAATCTTTTTCAAAGGCTTCAATCGCTTTTTTCTTGGCTTCATTAAAATTCCTCAGATCACACTCTGATCGCGCAGGATTGTTTAAAGGAAGCTGAACATTACTTTCAGATATTTCAGGTGAAGTTAAAGTGACAACCAGTTGCTGGACCTTATTCTCAAGCTCTCTTACGTTTCCGGGCCAGGAATAGGAACAAAAAGCATTCATTGCGCCTTTTGTCACACTTTGGGGCGCCTTGCCATATTCTCTGGCGTATTTTGCAAGAAAATGGTCAACAAGAATGGGAATGTCCCCTTTCCTTTCCCTCAAGGGAGGGATATGAAGAGTAACAATATTTAACCTGTAATAGAGGTCATCCCTGAACAGGCAATCCTTAACAAGTGACAGGAGTTCTCTGTTGGTAGCCGTAACAATTCTGATGTCTGCCCTGCAAGGTTTCGGCTCCCCCAAAGGCTTGTACTCCCTGTCCTGCAAAAGTCGGAGAAGCTTTACCTGGCTAAAAGGGCTTATCGTTCCGATCTCATCAAGGAAGAGGGTGCCGCCTTCCGCCTCGGCAACCAAACCTTTTCTCCTGAAACTTGCGTCTGTAAAAGCGCCTTTAACATGGCCAAACAATTCATTCTCAAAAATACTTTCAGGAATTGCACCGCAGTTGACCGGAACAAAGGGCTTGCCGCCCCTTGGGCTCGAATAGTGAATGGCCCTGGCAACCAATTCTTTGCCTACGCCACTTTCACCTGTAATCAGCACATTAACATCACATGACGCCACCTGGGCAATTTTTTCGAGCAGGGTCATTATCGCCCTGCTTTTGCCAAGGATCTTCTTTAAAGCAAACTTTTTCTTGAGGGACGCCTTGGCCGCCTCATGCTCTAAAAATAAATCACTCTTGACAAAATGTTTTCTGTCATTATGATCATCATTTTTATAAGCCATTTTAACCTGTCAATTATATTTTTATTCCGGGGATATAATCTTCTCAGCTGAATTAAGGAAAAGTCAAAGGAACCACTGGGACGAAGCAGCATACAAAAAACCCGCTCATCATGTCTACAGGATTTCCATGACCTTTACTGCACATGAATGACCTTTAATGGACTGCACTGCTCTTTATTAGATAATTGTGACCCTGGAAGGGATTTTTCTTATTTCAGGATAGACGAGTAATGAACATCAGGGTTTCAGGGCCATGACGATAAAGAAAGTGACTGCTTCCTGAACTCCCTGGGCGTTAATCCTGTATGACGTTTGAAAAACCTTGAAAAATAGGCCGTATCCCGTATTCCTACGGCATGAGCGATGTCTTTAATTTTCATGTCATACCTTGTGGAAAGATACTCCCTGCTTTTTTCAATCTTTGATCGATGAATATACTCCTGCAACTCTACGCCGCACTCCCTCCGAAAAAGGCGGCTCAAATAATCAGGGTTAAGGTTGAGGTATTTTGCCAGACTTTCCCTGTATAGTTCTCTATCATTATTTTCATTAATATAATCAATGGCCCTCCGGGCCGGAATACTGATCAAATCAAGCTTTTTATGGTAATTCATACCCCACAGTTCCTGTAAAACAGGATAATGACGAATGCCAAGAATCTCTTTAATTTTTGCGGTGAGCCGGCCCGCATCAAAAGGTTTTTCCAAATAGCCCTGCACGTTCAGATCAGCGCATTGCTTGGCCCAATCATGTGTGCTCTTGCCCGTCATCATGATTATCTTCACATACTTGTCTGTACTTCTTATTTTTTGAAGCACTTCCAGGCCATTCATGACCGGTATGTCAATATCAAGAAGAACCAATGAAACAGAAACGGTATTAAAAAGAGAGAATCCTTCTCTGCCGTTTGATGCAGTCAAAACATTAAACTCTTTTTCCAGCAGAAGTGATAAATTGACGAGCAATCTGCTCTCGTCTTCTATTATGAGAATGGTCGATTTGACTTTTTTCATTTCCCCCCCCAAAAAGTCCCGAAATAATGATGGCGTCCCGCTTAATAAAACAACTGTACACTTTCTATACTGCTTATACCATAAATATAAAAACCTGTCGCGACATATTTTGCTTTTCATATTTTTTTTTGAGCGGGAGCAAAAGAGGGAGGATAAAAAAGCGGGTTACCGCGCTACCTGGAAAAGTTTACGACCCTTCCCGTAAGCGCCACATTGGCCATGAGGTCACCGGCGGCACACCTGTACTTGCGGGCGCTGACAAGGCGCTTGTGCTTTGTAATAGACCTGATATCGACAACACCGTCGGCGCCCATTCTTTGCGCCCTTTTCTGGAGAGAAATAATGGCCGAAAGGAAAGCGATTCTGCATGCCTCTTCATCTGATTTATTAAGGGCATTGGTGCGCTTGTTCGATTCAAAAACGCCCAGATCTTTTTTTACAGCGGGATAACGTTGACCCGCCATATAAAAAGGGATGTCGAGGAGTTTCTCTTTTCCCCGGACGCTCTTTACGGCTTCACTGACAGGGAGGTCATGGAATGTATTACGGGCAACGGCTGAAGAAGAAAAAACAATAAGACTTGCAACAATAAACAGAAAAATACCTCTCCTCATGATATTTACCTTTCATTATGCCATTTCAAATGATTAATCCTGAAAAGCGCTGTTCGCTGTGGAATCAAAAGGCGGCGCTGCAAACCATAATCCCCTTGCCCTTTCCCGGCAAATATTTTTCCTTGCGCCTCTCCTTGCTTATACCTGACATATTGCCTGATTTTTGAGAAGCAATTACATAGAATAAATTCAGATGATATAACTGTACTGGAATTCAGAAATTGCTTTTTTAAGATCTTCGTGGGGCAATATAAATTTTACAGCCATGCCGAACTCATGTTCAGCTTCTTCTTTATTTTTGGACCTGCTGTTTTCCAGAACCGCTTCCTGCTCTTTTTCTATCCTCACCACCTCACACTGCACGTCAATAATTCCCGAAACATTGGGCAGGCTGAACCTTGCATCAATCCGGGTCCCGACAGGAACATTTACACGGCTTTTAATGAGCAAACCGTCTTCTGCAATGTTGATGATAAATGCCGAATGACCCTGCTCTTCATAGTTAAAATAGATGGAAGAGGAAAGGGGGATTCTTACATTTGTCCTGAAGTGGTCCCCCAGGTATTGTTTAAGCTTCTCAATCAGACTGACCACCTGTATCGGTTTGGTTAAAAAATCATCACAGCCCGCAAAAAAGCACCGCCTCTTATCTTCTGTTTTTTCACTGACGGAAAGCATTATTATAACGGTATCACTTATTTCAGGATCGGCTTTGACGATTGAACAACACTCATCACCATCCATATCACGCATGAAGAGGTCCATTAGCACAAGCGAAGGCCTTTCTCTCCTTATCATTTCGAGCGCTTCCCTGCCGCCGCCTGCTTCCAGGATAGTACAGGCAATTCGCTTTCCGAGAAAAGATTTTTCTCTCTCCCGGTAAAGTTTGTCGTCATCTACCAGCAAGATCTTTTCATGAGTCTTATTCATAAAGGCCTCTACATACCAGGTATTTTGTTAATCCTTTAAAGCCATCCCTCTATCAGGGGCGCCTTTATTATAATCATCAAGTGAAATACTGCAATAAGGGCAAAAATGCCAGTTCTCATCAAGGTGTTTCTTACAGGAGGGGCATTCATTTGCCATCTTTACCCCGCAGTGAGGACATCGGAGAAAGTCAGCATCAACTTTCTTTCCACAGGCGCGGCATAAAGAGGCCGTCGGATCTTTTCGATGAACGATCCTTTTGATCTCTTCAAGCGTCGTCAGTCCCTGAAGAACTTTTTTCACGGCGTCATCCCAAAGCGGCGACATACCCGCTTTTCTTGCCGCCCCATACATCATCTCTTCGTTGCTTTCCAAAGAAATGAGTTCTCTCATATGCTTGTCTATCACCAGGATTTCAAATATTGCAATTCGTCCATAATAGCCGCTGTCATGGCACTTTCTACAGCCTTTCCCTTGATACAAGGGCCTTACCTTGCCCTCTTCCTGCCTTATGCCGAGAAACTGCGCCTCTTCAACAGTCGGTTTGCGCGGCTCCCGGCATTCGGAACAGACCATTCTTACAAG is a window encoding:
- a CDS encoding sigma-54 dependent transcriptional regulator — translated: MAYKNDDHNDRKHFVKSDLFLEHEAAKASLKKKFALKKILGKSRAIMTLLEKIAQVASCDVNVLITGESGVGKELVARAIHYSSPRGGKPFVPVNCGAIPESIFENELFGHVKGAFTDASFRRKGLVAEAEGGTLFLDEIGTISPFSQVKLLRLLQDREYKPLGEPKPCRADIRIVTATNRELLSLVKDCLFRDDLYYRLNIVTLHIPPLRERKGDIPILVDHFLAKYAREYGKAPQSVTKGAMNAFCSYSWPGNVRELENKVQQLVVTLTSPEISESNVQLPLNNPARSECDLRNFNEAKKKAIEAFEKDYLVNLLTEHGGDVANAAKGTGKNRTALWNLLKKHNLSPKQFR
- a CDS encoding response regulator, translating into MKKVKSTILIIEDESRLLVNLSLLLEKEFNVLTASNGREGFSLFNTVSVSLVLLDIDIPVMNGLEVLQKIRSTDKYVKIIMMTGKSTHDWAKQCADLNVQGYLEKPFDAGRLTAKIKEILGIRHYPVLQELWGMNYHKKLDLISIPARRAIDYINENNDRELYRESLAKYLNLNPDYLSRLFRRECGVELQEYIHRSKIEKSREYLSTRYDMKIKDIAHAVGIRDTAYFSRFFKRHTGLTPREFRKQSLSLSSWP
- a CDS encoding response regulator is translated as MNKTHEKILLVDDDKLYREREKSFLGKRIACTILEAGGGREALEMIRRERPSLVLMDLFMRDMDGDECCSIVKADPEISDTVIIMLSVSEKTEDKRRCFFAGCDDFLTKPIQVVSLIEKLKQYLGDHFRTNVRIPLSSSIYFNYEEQGHSAFIINIAEDGLLIKSRVNVPVGTRIDARFSLPNVSGIIDVQCEVVRIEKEQEAVLENSRSKNKEEAEHEFGMAVKFILPHEDLKKAISEFQYSYII